The genomic region TTGTTCTTAGTTGCTCACTTTCGAAATCAACAGGGATGAAATTGTTCTATTCTTTTAGAGGGATCAATTTGCTCAATTTGAAAATTGAGGAGTAAAGAGATTTTTTTTACTAATTATTTTCCCCACCTTATACTATTAGTTAgttatctttattatttttaatgtgcATTCTATATATAAACATCCAATCACTTTATCATCATTGTCGAATTTGTACGAGTAATGAAACAGTTGCGGAGCCGGCGAGGTGGACCACAAGCGGTGCTCGTGCGGGGAGCATTGCGGATGCAATCCATGCACATGCAGCCAGGCTGAAGCCGCCGGGGGCAGCGGGACCGGAAAGATGTACTGCAAATGTGGTGCCGGTTGTACCTGCGCTACTTGTGCCAATTGAATTTTAAGAGCAAAAGAGTAATGTATGGATGGGCACATTCTTTGATGATATGTTTTTAAGCTATATTATTATAGAACGGAAAGTAAATTATGCAATGTATGTTGTTTCGAGAGAAACGATAATAAGGGTTGTTTTCGTTTTGATGTAAacgagttgaatttttttttttttcaattgtgGAGTAATGCATTTTTATGACTACAGGCACAAGCATGCAATCCAATTGATAAAACATAATACATAGAAACAACATGGAATGTATGGTACTAATCAATATAAATAAGgctcaaaattttatattttaaaaaaataatggcATACTCAATCCTTTTATTTTAGGATAATATACATTTTAGTATCTAAACATGGGTTCAAGGTTCAAATTGGTACTTAAGGTTATTTTTGGTCCAAAATTAGGTGTTTGAACTTAgttttaaggttaaatttgatatcTAAAATGTTAAGCACCACGGAAAGGTTTTTTAATTTAGGGTTAATATACTATTTGGTATATAAGTTTAGTTTTAATGTTCAATTTAGTACTTGAGTTTTTTTCTCTCAATTTGGCACCTAAGTTTGGCTTCAAATTTCACCCCATTTAAGTACCaagtttggcttcaatgttcaatttggtacctaaactttaTTTGTGTTGTTCCAATTAAGTATCTACGTTTTTTTTTTACTAGATTACACATGTCAAATATTCATTGGGCTATTTGGTCTAGGTACACAAATTGAACATTAAAGCCAAACCCAAGGACCAAATTGGGCAAAACAAAAATCAAGTTCAAAAATCAAGTCCAATTATTAATACTActaaaattcttctattaaattagttagtatgatatttttaaaattaaaaaatctcatttggaagaaatctaaagaaaattatattataatgaaCCTGAATTTGATAGAAGAATTTTAACCGTGTTGactattaaaatttgaaaagtaagattaaattctggaaataaaagtaaaatgactaaatttgaTATGTGCAAAGAGCATAGGGAGTCAAAGCAAAATTTaaccatatatatttatatttccgATTTTAAAATTCCTTTTCACCcgcgaaataataataaaatgaaacgAAAAAGTAAAACAGAATTAGAAAGGTTCAACTTTCAAACCCGTCGGAGAACTGAAAAGTTTTAGCACTCCATTTGCGAGCTTCCCACAATGCGCTCCTCTGGCGCAGTTTAGCAAAGAAACCGTTCCTTGAttcataatatatttatatatacagaTCCTGTTCGTCACTTTCCCGCTGtattttttttaacaattttcaaaatcaaatctCTCGGTTTCTCTTTTTTCTCCATGGCAGCAGCTTCAAGAATTGTATGGAGCTTCGATTCCTTGCTACTCACTTGTTTCCTACTCGTACGTATTCCGATATGTTTCGCTCTCTCAAatctcttcttcttctctttttaaATCGAATTGATTTGGATTTGAATCTTTTTGTTTTAATTGGATCAATTTTACAAGTTTTAAATCTTTTATTTATGTATTGATTTCATTAAATTAGTATCCAAATTAACcttaaaattagaataaaatagaAAATGCCGATGTTTATTAGATAATAATTTgtttattctgtttttttttctATGCCATTTATCAGTTATTTATTATAATTGACACCACTAATGGCTATTGTTTCAGGTTATTTCCAGTATTATCATTGTGGATGCTGAAATATCAGATAACAGAACGATGTGAGATCATTTCAggatttttaagaaatttttaTCCTAATTTTAATTTACCTTAATTTTTTGCTCTATACAATTTCTTTCAGTGGAAGAACACTCAAAGCTTATCGGCTGCCGAAAGACAGAAAggtttcctttgttttatagctTTCGAATCATGTTGTAATTTGATTTATCGAAATTCAAAAGTGTTCCGTAGCTAATCATTGTGTTCGATACCGCTGCCTGCATATCGTTGCCGTATGAGAGAAAGGTTTCCTttatattttatagatttttattaatatttatcgaAATCCAGAAGTGTACCATAACTAATTGCGGTGTTTGATACTGTAGCCTGCATATCTGCCGCttatattttatagattttgaatcatGCATTAGTTTGATTTATCGAAATTACGGAGTGTTTCTAGCTAACCATAGTGTTCAATATTGCTTCCTGCATGTTGGCCACTGTATTACAGAAAGGTttcctttataatttataagaTTCTGAATCATTTTGTAGATTGATTTGTCGAAATTCAGAGGTGTTTCTCTAATAATGGTTTTTGATAACGCTGCCTGCATGTCATCCGTTTAAGGACACAAAAGATTcctttctattttatagatttcgaATCATATTTTAGTTTGATTCATCGAAATTTGGAAGTGCTTCATAGCTTGTAATAGTGTTTGATGCCACTGCTTGCATATCCGCCATTGTATGACAGGTCTCTTTTATACTTCATAGATTTTGAATAATGTTGCAGTTAGATTTATCGAATTTCAAATAGTGATTCATAGCTAATCATACTGTTTGATACTGCTGCCTGCATATCATACGTCGTCTGAAAGAAAGATTTCCTTTATATTGTTTAGACTTTGAATTACATTGTAGTTGATTTATCAAAATTCGGAAGTATTTCATAGCTAATCGTAGTATTTGATACCGCTGCCTGCAATCATCCCTTGTATGACAGAATGGTTTCCTTTATATTTTTTAAGATTTGAAATTCCGGGGAGTGTTTTGTCTCCCGTGGTCTTCCAAGAGCTAGTGTGTCAAAGCGCTCCCGACTTTGTGAGCTAGGCTCTCAGGGCAGCCGCTCACAGAATGTTGGCTCTCGGCAAAGCACGGGAGACAAAACCCTCTTGAGGAACATTACCTTCAGTTGTTGGGATCCAGTCGGCTGCCCGGCAGACGAAACTACAAGGACTTATCTTAAAGGAGCTGAGCAACCCTCAACAGACAAAAATGTTTCCATTATGTTTTATAAATTCCGAATCCATGTTGTGTTCGATTTAGCAAAACTCAGAAATGTTTCATAACTAATCATAGTCTATACTGCTGCCTGCATGGTCGCTGCAGCCTGTAGTACAGAAAGATTTCCTTTATATTTAATAGGTTTTGAGTCAGAATCGCTTCATAACTTATCATACTGTGCAATACCACTGCCCGCATTCAAGGTTTCTTAATGTTGCATGAACTTACCATCTGTCCGAATGTTGACAAGCAGGGAAGGGACGCTTCCTCTGCGGCTTACATGTTCAATGACAATGAGAAGGTAATGCGTGGAGTTCATCTTTGTCTTAACTTAATAACTAAGATGAATGATACTCATGTAAATTATTTTTCATACAGGATCTTGACATAATTGCAACATACAGTGATGTTTCGGGCACTATTAGAACATGTAGGGTGAAAATGAAGGACCTTTCTGCTTCATGGGTTCTCGAAAACCCTATCAATGTAGACAAAGTACAGGGCTCCCAAGTACAGGTATTTGATTTTGTTAAATCCTTTCTAGCAATTCATGGCTGTCCAATTCATAACAGCAAGTATAATCTAACTAAGTGCAGTAAACTAAGCACTGTTCTATGGTGAAATTATACATTTTCAGCTGTTATATGAGCTATATGGCCCGGAAAACCAAAATTATATCAACTCTTATCTATCTCCTTTTTTTCCCTTGTTCAAGTTGGTTATTGTTGAATTCCTTGTATCCAACACTTATGTCTGACACATCAAATATAGGAATAGACCTCCTAGCATCTTCGATACACATGaaaaaactttgagaaataaagcATACCTATCTCAACTAAAGGCCCATGTTTGACACTCGTATCCGACAAATGGATGTGGAGATAGGCCTCCAAAGACCTTCCAGATATCTGAAAAAACTTAAAAGAGAATTCTAACCATACGTATATCAAGCACATTCCTCAACTTACACCCAAGTACTGTTTTTTGACATCACCAGTTGAGTAATTTACTTCCCAGGTACTTAAGCTGAAAGATACATACCAAACTAGCACACCATTTCAAGAAAATGTTGAACAGTCCACCGATGATCAACAATTTCAAGAAGGTGAAATTCTAAGTCATCGACAGACGTATTGGAGCCCTGTGAAGTTCAAGCGTCAGGTAAACCATCCACAAGTCCTACTGTATATTTACATATTTCTTTCCTGGTTTAGAGTTGTGATAGTATGTAAAGGTCTTCAGATATTGAGGCAAAAAAGAAGGGATCTCCGTACTGCAGAACTTGTTCGCCAAGATAAAGAAGTTAATAAAGAGCTGCAAGCAACGGAAGCAATTGAGAGCTTGAAAAATATGGACCCTGTTGTGAAGGGAAAATACAGTATATGGAGAAAAGATTTCGAAAATCCTAATGCTGATTCTACCTTGAAGCTTATGCGTGACCAGATTATTATGGCCAAAGCATATGCAAACATTGCTTTTTCTAAGAAACAAACTGTTCTTTACAATTCTCTTTTGAAGCAAGTCATGGAAAGTCTAAATGTTATTGGAGAAGCTAACTCCGATGCTGATCTTCATCCTAGGTATGGCTACTTTTATGTCTACTGTTTTTGGTTATCAGTTAAATTACCTAACAAGTCCCTGTACTATAAGTTAACAAGTAAATTAGTTgagcaatttagtcccttaacatATTAACTTTCAGGCAGAAAAGTAGAATTAACTTGATCGTTACTTGTTGCGTTTTAATGTGATATTTGGTCTTTAGTTATCATGTATACAATAACTAAGTTGCTTCAAAATTAGTGAGCGAACTTTTCCCcaccttttacaatttttactatTTGGTTTAAAATTAGGGATAAGGCAGCATTTAGTTTTGATAACTTTTTCAAACTAATTTTTTGCTTAGTCCATTTTAGTttgaagtttgaaaatttttcttaatTTGGTTCCTGAACTTAGATTCTATTAGGTGTGATGATGATGTAATACTTTGACATTGTGCCAtgtcattatatggaaatttaaatttttatataaaatctaaaaaatacataaaatatttttagaagtatctttttaaaaaaattcatgtgAATGATGTGGCATAATCTCAGAATTCCACGTCATCATATTTTAACGGAATTCAaatttaaggaccaaattgataaaaattaacaAGTTTAGGGACTAATGTGAAAGGTCAAGGAGCAAGGTGCAAAAAGTTGCCAAATTCAATGACCAAATGTTGCGTTTATCCCTAAAAATTAAATATAGGATGATTAAATTGCTCATTTTTATAGTATAAGGACTAATCAGAGAATTTAACCTTTGGCTATCATGTATAGATTATATACTATTGGTTTTCATGTAAATGGATGTTGTTCTGTTTCTAGTTCACTTGATCGTGCAAAAGCAATGGGGCATGCATTATCTGTAGCAAAAGATGAACTCTATAATTGCTTCACGGTTGAAAGAAAACTTCAAGCCATGCTTGTAACAACAGAAGACAATTTAGAATCACAGAAGAAAAGAAGCGCCTTCTTGATTCAATTAGCTGCAAAAACTGTCCCGAAACCATTGCATTGCCTATCTCTGCAGCTATCAGCCGACTACTACTTTCATGGATATTATCAAACCAAGCAAGAACCATACAACGAAAAGCTCAAAGACCCTTCGTTATACCATTACGCCATCTTTTCCGATAACGTATTAGCGACATCAGTGGTCGTCAATTCAACGGTGTTGCACGCAAACGAGCCTGAGAAACATGTTTTCCATATAGTAACTGATAAACTGAATTTCGCCGCCATGAAAATGTGGTTCTTGGTGAATTCTCCCGGGAATGCGACGATTCAAGTCGACAACATCGATGATTTCAAGTGGATGAATTCGTCTTACTGTTCGGTTCTTCGACAACTCGAATCTGTAAGGATTAAAGATTATTATTTCAAGGCGAATCATCCTTCGACTCTGTCTGATGGAGCTGATCACCTCAAGTATAGGAACCCGAAGTATTTGTCTATTCTGAATCATCTTAGGTTTTACCTACCTGAAGTACATCCAAAGCTGGATAAAATCTTGTTTTTGGATGATGATATTGTGGTTCAAAAGGATTTGACACCTCTTTGGGATGTTGATCTGAAAGGGATGGTGAATGGTGCAGTGGAGACATGTAAAGAAAGCTTTCATAGATTTGATAAGTATCTCAACTTCTCTAATCCGATAATCATAGAGAATTTCAACCCCAATGCTTGTGGTTGGGCATTTGGAATGAATATTTTCGATTTGAAGGAGTGGAGAAAGCGAAACATCACTGCTATATATCATCATTGGCAAGATTTGGTAATGCTTCTTTGCTTTTCTTACTCTTTCAGTTCTCTTTCAAGTAGATAGTTTGGGTTTAGGAAatagaaaataattcaattccaaatatatatatatatacctctTTAAACTCAATTTAgttgaaaatataattttaaaggtTTTTTTAAACACCTCCTACTTATAAATGATTGGTTTAAGCCTATTTAAATCCTTTATATTTTTGCCCATAAGATATTAATTGCTTGACATCaatattaaaatacatttatCTTTTTAAAAGTTTGAGAAAAATGatgaatatttttagatattatataaacaagtattttatatttttaattttttaaataatgttattttttaattttaatatatttaatatttttaatatatttcttaatttttatatGATACCTTATATATAATTCCATGTtacatataaattacataattcttaaaaatattttaataatatgttaTAAATTAGAAAATGGACTGCGATGCGCTAGGCGAAGCTTAAGCCTAATGTTGGAGTCCATGCACATCCCATACCTTAAAGTGTAATAATATTTTGCGCTAACCCAATATTTAGTTTTTGAATTTGATAATTCTTTATAATTAGGTTTATATTCTTTTTTTGTCTACATTAGATTTTAAAttcaataatttttaaatattaattttataataatgtgaTATTTCGATATTGTGTCATGTTATcacctaaatttttaaatgatgatGTGGCATAAAATCAAAATATCACAATATCACAATGATCCAATTTGAGAAAAGTAATTAAGTTCGTGCATTAAAatagacaaaaaaaaattcaatgacCAATTTAAGAAAAACtgtcaaatttaaaattaaatgttGCTTTATCCCTAATATTTTTACGGGTTAATATAATTTTTGTCTTTTGAACTTAGTAATTTTTTTTTCACcttggtacttaattttttttttaaaaagtaataatttTTGCCTCTGCACCCGTTGGGTCAAATAGTTAATTTTTTTCTTCTAATCCtttcaaaatttaataatttaaggtcTTTTTAATACAAAATTATGCCTTAAGCCCTCAAGACTTATTAATTTCTTTTTAGCTCTTAATATAAATGATTACTTTGTCCTTTGTTCTTATTGGACAAGTCTCCTATTTTCCTTAATAAAAAATGGAAAATTGTATTTCGCATTTGTCTGTtatattatgttagcttaatccAGAAACCATAAGGATTGTCATTGATATATgagtttctaaacatcattttCTCCATAGTTTACCGAGATTCGTCACTGATGAAGATAAACTGTTTTTGCAGAATGATGATAGAACTCTTTGGAAGCTTGGCACATTGCCACCAGGGTTGATCACTTTCTACAACTTGACTCATCCACTGGATCGAAAATGGCACGTATTAGGACTCGGTTACGATCCGGCCTTAAACCGAACCGAGATCGAAAATGCAGCCGTCATCCATTATAATGGAAACTATAAGCCATGGTTGGATCTAGCAGTCTCCAAGTACCAATCATACTGGTCTAAATATGTAAGTTCTGGTAACTATTACCTTCAACGCTGCAACATAAGTGAGTAACATtttcctctttttctttttctttttcattttgttttgttttcactTTGTCATACTTGTAATTCACTTGTTATAGCAAAGAAAATTAATCCCTCAAAAAAAGTAGGGGGAACTTTGTTCTTTTATTCTTTGTTGCTTTTGATGTGAATATCAAATTGTAACAGTATCATGAAAAGTTTTtttaaatagataaattagtttTTATACGTTTAAAAATAAAAGCAAGCTAGTTCTTATTATTAAAACTTATATATATTTCTATTACTAAAAACGAGCATGATTAACAAAATAACTAGATAGTTATACATGACAAGCTTTATGTCTCTCATGCTGACTTGCAATGATcaatttttaatagtacaaatggatgtaatttttaacagaataactcatttactctttaatctaatttACAAAggttaatttgttcatttttttagTAAATAGAGCAAAATGCAATTTAATTCCTATTACAGGAGTTTTCATGGTACTTTTAACCTCTTTTTCGGCTTTATTCATAAATTGACTCTTAAATTGTACAGATAATAACTTtttatttctattgttaaaaattggtataattaatagaataataaaatatagttACATATGATCTGCCATGTGTACCTTATATTGACATATAGAAACTAGTTTTAAAAGGTAGAATGGGATGAAATTTTAACAGAATaatcaatttactctttgatctaacatataataattaatttattcacattttaagagaaaatataatttaacttctAATATAAAACTTTcatcatatttttatttaaaaatatgtaacACACCTGCAATTTAAATTAAACAATcaaacattaatttttatatCATCACCGTTCATCAAACTTATCTTTTATCCAAAAAAAACAATTATTTATGTAAAAATTTAATCCAACTTATCCAaacataaatctaaataaaagatCCAACTCAACAAATTTTGAATCCCCTCGATTATCACTTCCAAACTCAACCACGATTAAGTAGGGTTAAGCAGCACCATAAATAGAAGAAAAAGGAATATAAAGTGAGTAGAAAAAGCGTACAATTTGGTCGTAAAAGTGGAACAAATtcattattttaaccaaaaaagaGTAGTGGGGTGTACTACACACTTTCAAAGACTTAACGGTAAATTACCCTTGAAGTCACTgaattattaataagtttatatcTTAGTTATTTAACTTCAAAAATTATGAAATGGTAATGAAACTATTACAAAGTTTTCTTTTGAGTCAGCGaaccattaaaaaaaatttatttaaatcattaagatgttaagtttttttttaaattcaattaaCAAGCTTCAAGTGATAATTCGATTATTAGTACGGTGAATTAGTACTTATTGACGAGTAGAAGAATATATTCAATTCAAGTTGATCTGATGGTCAATGTTGAAAATCGAAGAAGAAAGTTGTTTAGATTTTAGTTCGTAGATTCTTGACatttaaagttatttcatgaaaaaaattaaattgtaaaagagaaaAAGGAGAATTTTTTATTAGTGCAGATAGTGCGAACAAGAAAGGTCATAAATAATGATTTTAACGGCctagtaacttaaatgaaaactttcaaatagttcattGATCATTATAACTTTTTttaagttaagtgaccaaaatataaatttattaataatttaatgacctaGGATGAAGTTTACCCAAAATTGAGATATAAAAGTATTTATATATTCCCAATTACTTTCGTGTGGAAGCCACACTTCCTTATAATAATCAAACAAAAATGGTGTCCAACTCAGATATCCACTATTGATGGAGATGGATTATTCCCAAAGTTAACCccttttcacacatttaaccactcTCATTAATGATGATTGACTATTGCTTGTCAAATATATTTGAAGATCGTCTGTATATAAACAATGATAGTGGGTATCTTCTTATATATAGAAAATAACCTATTTAAAGTGATGATTAGGTAATGCAACAATATAACTcatatttatttttcttctttcgcAAGATGAAATATGATTTCATTTGCTATTCAGTCTTTTATAAAAATCCCAGTAAAATCCgaattcaaaatatcaaaattttcagtaTTAGTTTTCTTTTTCATATAGTTTAACAACAATTGAATATCAATTTGAAAGAGAGTAAAAATTGTTTGATTCAGTAAATTGGTATAAACtaaataattcaaattaaaattttattaaattgaactttataatttttaataatttatttaatttgaattgaTCAAATTgaaaatcaataatttaattaattcgtTCATTAATAAGTTTGAtaggaaaaataaaatcaaaattacgatttttattccgattttttattttttacttcttTGTTCATATCACTTATTAGAAACATGTGATATGCAGGTTATCCAATGTTAATTGACCTTTGGTTTTACCAATGGCATTAAACAGGTTTAAGCAAGGAAAATAGAGAGAGAAAATCATTGATAATGAGGTCTAGGCAAAACAATAACCAAATCAACCTGCATCCATTGTGCTGATAATGTTGAGACCTTAAAAGTCTGATGGTTCTATTTAAGGtcttaatatgcataattgtcgTATGTAAGTTTCTTTAAGTATTTTAGGGTTTAGgtatatttcaatttttaatttattatgcaATTTATTGAgataattaaaacttaaaatgaacaatCGCCAATAAAAATATGTTGTTAAGTGTTACAAAAAGTCAACTAAAAACCCATTATTTAGAGAAGCAAACTGCTTTTAGGCTGTCCCCAAAGGGTTCCTTTCATAGCAAAACTTGCTAGAAAAATCAACTTTTCTAATCTGATTTTGGTTCATAATGTTACTCAATATTCACATTGTTGAAAGACATAGAAAGTTTGATGATGTTATGGAATAAATGGTTTGTAGACAGGTTTTGAGCCTTTAAGATAATTCGTCTTAATctatttttttaacattaatctcattataggttatTATCATATGTGTTCTTTTTGATATAATGCTTAGAAATACCTATAGCCCCTCCTCAacccttaaataagaggataatgcgcttcagcgcATTCGAACCTGCGTCCTCCTACACTGATAATAATACCGATGTCAATCGAACGAACACTCAATCAACAATTAACATTAATCTAATTCAATCATAACAAatcaagttttaaatattttttttaagttaaaaCTATATCAAAAGTTCTAATTAAAATCAATCACTATAaacactaaattgaataattgattcaATAAccatacacaaaaaaaaaatgagagaaaaaacccaaaaactccaaccttaaattttaaaattcttaaaatctCAACCTTGTCCTGGCTTAACTTTGGAATATTATGAGATGAAGAAAACAAtggttatgtatataaatatacacTAGACCTTTTTATATGATCTACATGTATCAATTCTAAAGCTGCTTTTAAGCCATTTTTCCATTATTGCATGCTTTGATCCTATTATATCTTGCACTCctacttttgtattttattttacttctaaaaaaataaataaaaaagattaaGTTGAAAATGCTAGTCTTACTCAACAAGAAAACATTTAAACAGGTGTAATACATTTTTTTTGAAATCAAAACATCAAGAATTATGATGAAGAATCATTGAAACTCACATGTTGGGTAAATGTTAATTTAAGTACATAAAATAGAGTGTTGAGTCAACTTTTTcattagaaatatttaacaatgTTAGGTATAAGTGACTTAATTTCTTAATTCCTAACAAAAATTAGGTGATGCAAATTAACTTAAAtgcttataatttatatgaaaattgataTTAATTTACTTGGGCTTAATTTTATCCTCAGTCCCTCTGTTTTTTGGATTTTTGGAAATTAAATCTctacttttaattttataaatttaggaTGTCTTCAATATTATTTCTAAGAAGCACTTTTGGAACAAAAGCTTTATTGTCCCAAAAGTACTCCTAAATAAGCTATTTTTTTAGAGAAAATGTGTGCTCCTAAGTTAAAAATTAGCTCAAAATTACTTTTTTCAGAAGTTAAATTTTTAGCTTCTCTccaaaagtaaatttttttttcctaaaaatgCTTTTGAGAAGCATTCCTAAAATAGGACTTAATCTCTATATTTGTCTGattctaaaattaaatttaattgataacattattaattagtttcattAAATTTGAATATATGTTATCGATTGGATTTTAATTCTTAAATTATACTTTTGAATATTAAAATGTCTTGCATATTCATGTTTAACATAAATTCATTAATAGTATTACCAATTGGggtttaattttaaaatcaatcAAGTAGAGAGATTAAGCTCCATTTAGTTTTAACTAACAAATGTTATTTTCGTTTTCATATTCTTGAAAAATAGAAAacatttcaccaaaaaaaaatagaaaacatTAAAGAAAACGTGTTAAGTTGAAAAATGCAAAACACACCTTAACTATGACCAACAAATCTGCATTACACTCTCAAAAAggtaaattcaaattaaattacagttaaaatcactaaattattagtaagcttacatttggtcactcaattttaaaaaaatatatataaatgatcgTTAAATTATTCTAAAGTTTCCATTAAGTGATTGGATTGTTAAACCGATATTATATAGCTTTCTATATTAGCACAGCTTATACCAATCAtaaatttttttccttcttttatataatttaatttttttaataaaataacttttaacgtcgcaaattttcaaattaaattctATTATTCTCTAATATctaacatttaaaatatattttatttatctatGAATATTGATTCCTAGTATATTCATGAATTTTCTATAAAAGCGGGAAAATTTTTAGGTAAAAATAAAGATATTTTAGTTCCactaacaaaataaaatatacattaaaTATTAGGAGAGTGGACCTTCCACATCATAATTTATAATCTCACCATCGCTATTCCTCTCCTATAAATCCCCCTCCATCGAAGGCGTGTGTCCTCCACAAGTCTCCTTTTTCTTATCATTATCATATTATATATTCTATTATTTATCTTTGCTTTT from Gossypium arboreum isolate Shixiya-1 chromosome 1, ASM2569848v2, whole genome shotgun sequence harbors:
- the LOC128289769 gene encoding metallothionein-like protein 4B produces the protein MADSKVEVRGLAACNDRCGCPSPCPGGTTCSCGAGEVDHKRCSCGEHCGCNPCTCSQAEAAGGSGTGKMYCKCGAGCTCATCAN
- the LOC108481305 gene encoding probable galacturonosyltransferase 3 — translated: MLHELTICPNVDKQGRDASSAAYMFNDNEKDLDIIATYSDVSGTIRTCRVKMKDLSASWVLENPINVDKVQGSQVQVLKLKDTYQTSTPFQENVEQSTDDQQFQEGEILSHRQTYWSPVKFKRQILRQKRRDLRTAELVRQDKEVNKELQATEAIESLKNMDPVVKGKYSIWRKDFENPNADSTLKLMRDQIIMAKAYANIAFSKKQTVLYNSLLKQVMESLNVIGEANSDADLHPSSLDRAKAMGHALSVAKDELYNCFTVERKLQAMLVTTEDNLESQKKRSAFLIQLAAKTVPKPLHCLSLQLSADYYFHGYYQTKQEPYNEKLKDPSLYHYAIFSDNVLATSVVVNSTVLHANEPEKHVFHIVTDKLNFAAMKMWFLVNSPGNATIQVDNIDDFKWMNSSYCSVLRQLESVRIKDYYFKANHPSTLSDGADHLKYRNPKYLSILNHLRFYLPEVHPKLDKILFLDDDIVVQKDLTPLWDVDLKGMVNGAVETCKESFHRFDKYLNFSNPIIIENFNPNACGWAFGMNIFDLKEWRKRNITAIYHHWQDLNDDRTLWKLGTLPPGLITFYNLTHPLDRKWHVLGLGYDPALNRTEIENAAVIHYNGNYKPWLDLAVSKYQSYWSKYVSSGNYYLQRCNISE